A stretch of DNA from Williamwhitmania sp.:
GCTGAGCTCTTTTTTAGTTTGATGAACTATTTCTGATCATTAGCCAGCTTATCCATCTCCTCGTTAAATACCTGCTCATATTTACTTTTGTCGTAATCGAGCTGCAACTTTTGGTCCTTGGAGATCTTGTCTTTAATGTTGTTCAGGAGATCGTCCTTACTAACCTCAACGGCCATGTAGGTTGTGTACTTCCCATCCTTGGTGAAAGTTTTGGAACAAACGGTAGCAACGTTATTCAACTGTTGATTTACAACGTCTCTGGTCATCTGCTCAAACTTTTCCTCAAATTGGGTTGCGTCACTAATCTGGCGTTCGTTGGTATAACGATCGGAAACCGATTTCAGGGTCCTATTAATAGAGGCAGCTAAGTTGGCGCTAGCGTCAAGGTTAGCCTTTCTCTTAGCAGTAGATTGGTCCTGGCTGGTTCCAATACCGGTGCCACGGAAAAATTTCGAGTCGCTGTGGAAGTCAGCATCGCTGCAAGGAGTAACCACTTCCTTCATATCGTCGGATGGTTTTACCACAGCTTGCTGTGACTTACAAGAAGCCATTGAGAAAAGGGCAATGGCTGCAATTGCAAGGCCTAAATTTCTGAGAACATTCTTTTTCATAGCGCTAAATTTAAATATGGTTGAGTAAAGTTAGAAACTTTTTTGTTTTTCTTGCTTGAAAATTATTAAGCGTAACAAAATTAGTGGTAAAGCCAAGCCCAGCTTGCGTCAGAGTGTGAAGCCCAATTATTACTGGCCCAGGCGGTTCCTATGTCGTGCACGTTTTGTAACTTCTGTTTTTGTAAGTCCACACTGTCGTCGTACTTCTTCATCTTGAAATCCCACATTTTACCATCCTCCGTGAGCTTCGCCTTAATCTCATCGGCAAGTGCTTGGGCTTCGGTGTAACAGCTGGCATCGGGCGTAATCTTTCCAAGACTTTCGGCGGCCTTATCGCTCTCAAGATTTGCCCAAGCAGCTTTGGCTGCAGCAATGTTTTGACCGCAGGTATAATCCTCATACTGCTTATAAATTTCTACCGAGAGATCCATGCAGCGATCATAGCATTCGCGACAAACATCGGGCACCGCAGATAGCCTAAAGATAGCTTCTTCATACTTTTTTTGTCCAGCAAGAGCCTGCGCGTTTTTCATAATTACGTCGCACTGGGAGTTATAATACTCAATAATCTTTCCCTTTCCTTGCTCGATAAAGCCCTTAAACTGCCCCATCTTAGGGTTGATGTTCTTTACTGCCATGATGTAGGCCTTATCCTCCGACTGACCTACCCCTTTAAACTGAACCGAGGTTTGGCTGAAAATTGTTTGGGCAACAGCGTCTACCACATAGAATGTGAATTCCAGTGTTACCACCTGTTGAGGTGGTGCTGTTGGGGTTATATCTTTGGTAACCACACTAATGGCTGGAACAATAAAAAATCTAGAGCCAAACTCTGAGGCACCAAGACCGTTTTGGGTAGTAATTTGGCGGAGCTTATTCAGAAGCATGCTTTTTGCTCCTTCCGGAATATTACCGGCCTGATCGGGAACAACGGTGGCAATGGCAAGTCGTCCAGAATCGTCGGACTTACCCAGCGAGTTCTGCCCAAAAGAAGTTCCCATACATACTAACCCAAGGGCAACAGTTATTAGCAATTTTTTCATTGTTTTCGTTTTTTAGTTTTAAAGGCGGATTGATAATCCAAGACCTATTCTCTATTTTTCTCCGATAATAAGCCAAGCTTCACCAAGTCCACGCATGTATACCTTGCTAGTAAGGTTAAACGGAGGTCCTGACAAATACTTTCTGAGGTTAGACACAAAGGCGCGGGTGTCGATAGCACGTTCTCGACCTTTATCATCAGTTATGGTCATAGGTATGCGAACTTGCTCGTAGCGCGCCATGGTTGCTGTAGCGTCGGTATTGCTGTAGCGACCATTCTTGCAATTGTCGTCCATCCAATGGTTAATGGCCTCAAGCAACTCAAGAGTTTCACCATTCACCTCATATTCGGTTTCTAGGTCATCAGTTGCGCTATCCCACATCTTCACCAACACCTTCACCTCACGACCATTTGCAAACATGTCGTCGAAATGGCTTTGCAGCTGCGTGTTGAAGTTGTCGAGGTGAGCAAGTACAGCCTCCTCCAGCAAAACAGGAAGTGCTGCTGAAAAGGATGGATTACCAGTTCCGGATGCACCAGCCACCTGTTTATCGCTGTATGCGTCGAGTCCTTGAAGATTAAAGGTTACTGATTTTTTAGGACCAGTTTGGTTTACCGTCCAGGTTACTTGTAACCAGATGTCGGCCTTGGCAACCTTTTTCAACTTATCAATGGGGCTTTCGCTAATACCAGCCCCACTTTTGCTGCTGAGCATTGCCTCTTCAGCCGATTCGTTCTCCAGCGATTTAAGGGAAGATTCTAGGTTTTTTAGGGGGAATCCCCTATCAGCCATCAGCTCGTTGATTTTGCTAATTACCAATAAAAGGTCAGCATTTTCCTGGAGTGCTCTTTTGTAGTCTGGGACTTTAACCTTTACTCCTTGGTTGTCGTACTCTAGCATGTAGCCATTTTGGTTACACCACACGTCGCTCGGAACCACCATGAGGATGGGTTTCTTTGCTTGCGAAAAACCAAATGTCGATAATCCAAAGATCATCAATAGCACAAGGCTTAATGTTTTCATTTTGTTACCCATAGCGATATTTTTATAAAAACACAGTTATTAAAATTTTTAAATGTGCTGTAAGCGATTCTTTTGTGATCTATTTCTCACATTCCTTCCCACGAGCAATAGCTTAATTCATCACAAAATCAGAGCCGTTACAACATTAAAATCCTGAATCAAGGCTTCGAACAATGCCGGCATTTTCCAGCGCTTTTCTAAGTTTTGCAACATCTACAGATACTATCACGCCAATTTTATACTCTTTACCAACTTTCATGATGTCCTCTGGTGCAATAGAGCCATCGCCTGCAATGTTCACATATTTTAGGTAATCACCGCCATCGGCGAAGAATGGGGTGAAAAAATCTGCCTTTGAATCCTCCAGACTGGGGTCGGCAGCCAATGGCTTCTGACCCGGAACACCCGGTTTGCCAACAAATCCCTTAAAGATGACACCATGAACGGCATTTTTCTTTGCCTGCTCAATGGCAACATTGGGTTTCTTTGAATAAGACCACACCTTAATTAAATAGGTACCCTGAGTTCCCGTATTAACAGCCTCTATCTCATACCTGAAGTTTTCGGTGTCTCTATTTGCTTTTTTCTTCGCCTGTGCTGAAGTTGAATAGGAGATTGTGACCAGCAAAGCACTAATCAAACTCGCAATTTTCAGATACATTTTCATCGTCGTAAAAGTTTTAGATTCAAGGAAATTGATTAAGAAGTTTGGTGAATATTACGAATAAATCTCAATTGAAATGACACCTCGATTGAGATCCATACAGTTACTTTATTTGGCGAATGAGCATTCCTGGATAAAATTTACTCCCGCCCTCAAACAGAGTGCGATCGATAACTGGTTTGTCTGTATTTGTGCTATCTGCGGCTTGCTCCTCAGCCACCATGTACCGGTTATCCCAAATTTGATCCCCAACTCGAATAACACCCTTGCGCACATACTTTGTTTTGCCCAAATCATCAATGGTTTGCTCCAGCACCTCATACTTATCACCCTTTTGCAGCCCCTCCTTCAGTCCAATTTTAGCAGAAAGTGGATCAACGGTAAAGAGTGGTGTTTTTGTTTTGAACACATCGTGAGCCCGTTGCAACTTTGCAATTACGGCATCAACTGCCTTGATTGTGGCAATTCGAACCAGCTCCTCCTCGCTCTTTTTAGTGAATATGCTTGACTGCAGGTCGGCCCATGCTTTATCAAACCCAACCAGTTCGAGCCTAAATAAACTAGTAGTATCGAATGCCGCAACTTTTTCTGGAGACCTATTCAAAGAGTCAACCCAGTAATTTTGGTAAAACACTGCTGCAGTAGAGTCATTCCATGTAAGTTTATAAAGATATGAGTTTGCTTGTATCACATATCCTTTTGAAGCCACGGTAGCAGCAGCGTTACCGACTTTGGCAGCAACCTGAGCATATTGTCCACCATACTTTTGGAGTAGTGCTAGCCCACGCTTAGCAGCACCCATAACCTCCTCCTTGCTAACGTATTTAAAGCGAGTAACTACCACAAAAGTATTTCCAATAAGCTCCTCACCCGCGTCCGAAAGTAGTGCTGTTCCCCGTGCAGACGATTTGGCAATACTTGCCTGCATCTCCGTTGCATCGTACTGGCCTCTATCGGCAATAAGGTTCATATCGAAGTCGCCGAGGCTATCGCGGTCAAACCATTTGGCAACCAGCTGCGGCGCAATCCTGTTAGCGTTAAAAAATTTCTGTATTATTGCAGGCAGATCCTGAGTATTTGTGGTGTCAACAAGGCCACCCGATGTGCTTGACAACAAAGTTTTACCAAACGTTTTGCCAACATTGTCCTTTTTAGCTGTTTTCTCCTCGGGGCTCAAGGGATAATCTTTAGGGCTAAATGCCCGTATTGACAACGTTTGATTATTGAACTTATCTGGGATCGGAGCGGTTTCGAAGCAATGCTTAATGGTATCAGCCATTACAAGCCCCGCATCATCAATCATCAATGTATAAATGGAACTTCGCCTATACTTAACACTTTGAAGCTGCTTATCATCCTTGCTGATTGTTTGAGCGAAGATAGAATTCACCATCAACAAGCTAGAGATCATGAAAAGTAAAGTTTTTGCTCTCATATACCATATATTAAGTTATTAAAACATCTTTGTTTTTGCATAATAAGCAGTGGCTCAAATTTCTATAAATTGACTCAGCCACTTTAAAATCTAGGGCTAATGCGTCAAAATTATTTAAGAAATTCGCAACCCCAGCGAAAGATATCACAATCAATATTGAAAGATACGGCATTTTGCACTTATCTAACCCCTTCAATTACAAAATAAAATTCGGCGCATACTAGCTGGCAGGCTGTAATAAAGCAAAATTCACATATTCCATCGAGTAGAATCTCAATATTATACACATGTAACCAAAGGTACAAATTCAGGGTCGCGAATAAAGGAATCAACATAATCTAGGCTGATTTTCATCCTGTAATATCTATAGAGTGCCTGATGAAGGTTGCTGTGAAGGGCAAAAAAAGAGGCGCCCAAAAGAGCGCCTCCTAAAATATTATTGAGATTGTCCTACTTCAACTTTTCAGCCTTACGAGAGGCATAGCTGATTTTAAGCGCAGACGCCTTACGGAGTTCCTGCTTAAGGTCGGTTACAATTCCCATACGGGTGTTCTCATCAACCTTTAACGAGATTGTTAAGTACGCCTTTTCGGCTTCATTGAGTTTGTCACGCTCAGAGGCCACAAAATCACGAATATCGTTAAGGTTCTTAAAAACATCGTTAAGCTGAATGCGTGGTTCAGTTCCGTATAAAGCGGTGAACTGCTTTAGTGGGGGACCCACGTAGATGTAACTCACGAGCGATTTCTTCTCGAGCTTTGTCACTTCTGTAGCTTCAGGAAGCGTAAGCTTTACCATGAGCGATACCTCCCTCATGGATGTACTTACCATGAAAAAGAATAGCAACATGAATACAATGTCGGGAAGAGACGCAGTTGATAGAGCTGGCGTTTCCTTTTTACCTTCTTTTCTAAACTTTGCCATAGCTACTGAATGTTTTTAGGTTCTGCCTCAGAAATGCGCTGAGGATAAACATCTTTCACGATATCCTGCTCCTCTGTGGTAAGATTGTCATACTTCTTGCCAAATCTTGACCTTGCAAAGTCATCACGAAGTTCATTGTAGGCGGCCACTAACTCATTTTGTACCATCATGTACATTTTGTAACTAGTACCTCTATCGTTTTGGAGGGAAACAACACCCCTCGAAACAGGCCAGGGACCTAACCCCTTGATATCCTCTGTTTTCTTTTCAGAGAGATTTGGCTCGTCGTTAGGGTTTTCCACGAATTCCTTGGTTTTATCACGGAGCATGTGGATGTCCATTGGCTGACCATTTACCAGCAACTGATCGTACTTGTTCACCAACACAATGAAAACATTGCGTTCTTTAACCTTAGTATTATCCTGTTTCTGATGAGGATCAGGCATTGGTGGCAACATGCGCGATAGACCGGAATCAACATTCATGGTAGTTGCCATCAGGAAGAAGATGAGCAACAAGAACGCGATATCAGCCATAGACCCAGCATTAATCTCCTCTACTTTTCTAGCCATATCTGTAGATAAGTTTATCAGGTTTAACGATTCAAGCAACAGCTTGATCGCGGAGTATTAGCGGAATAAGTCCCTAACCTCAGTATAAACAATGCTACCTACTGCACACGCAGCAAGAAGGTAGAGAGAAATAACGCTAGTGTCAACAAACCTCAAGGTTACTGGGGCATCGTTAGCTGGATTTGCAATGGAAAATGGCAACTGTGCCGATGAAGACAACAGGAAGGCCACCACAAACAAAAGTACTAACGCGCCTAAGCCAAGTAGTGTTTTCTTGGAGTTTGTAGGATTAACGATCATGTTCACAATAGGGAAGATGATAGCCAAACCAATGGCAATGGCGAAATAAACATAAGCCAAGCCAAGGAATAGCTCCAGATCAATCACACCAACCAGAAAAAGAACAGGTGTAACAGCTGATAACCCTAGCAGAACATATTTAATGGCAGCTTTAACGGTTTCAGACATGTCAAACTATTTTTTAAGGTTGTGTTTTGCAAGAATATCGATTAAAGAAATAGAAGCATCTTCCATTTCATTAACGAGTGTGTCAATTTTGGAGATAATGTAGTTGTAGAATAACTGAAGAATCATAGCTACAATAAGACCACCTACAGTGGTGATAAGAGCAACCTTGATACCTCCTGCAACCAATGCGGGGCTGATGTCACCGGCAGCTTGAATGTTGTCGAATGCACCAATCATACCTACTACTGTTCCCAAGAATCCTAACATAGGAGAAAGGGTGATGAACAGTGAAATCCAGGTTAACCCGCTTTCCATACGACCCATTTGAACTGAACCATAGGAAACTACCGATTTCTCTACAACATCAAGACCTTCGTGCATTCTATCCAGCCCTTGGAAGAAAATGCTGGCAACAGGTCCTTTCGTATTGCGGCAAATTTCCTTAGCAGCTTCAATACCACCACTCTGTAAAGCATCCTCAATTCTGGAAAGAAGTTTTTTGGTGTTGGTAGTGGCCAAGTTTAGATAGATAATTCTCTCGATAGCCAGTGCCAAACCTATGATCAAGCAGAGTAGAATTGGGGTCATCCACGGCACACCACCTTCGATAAATTTCATTTTTATCTGCTGGCGAACAGTTGTCTCCTGATCAGCGGGGGTAGCTGCTGCTGCAGATGCTCCTACCTTGGCAGTATCAACCTTTTGCGTAACAGTGGCAGTGTCCTTTTTAGCTGCATCGTTCTGAGCATAGGTGGAAGTTGCTCCAAAAGTAAGCATTCCCAGAAGTGCTACAAATCCAAATAGTTTTCTCATGATTTGTTGATGTTAGGTTTTAAACGTTTGGGTTTTCTGTGTATTATTAACTTTTTTCAACTTAGTTGCTTATTCAGCGCGGAGAGGGCGGGATTCGAACCCGCGATACGCTTGTGGCATATACACACTTTCCAGGCGTGCGCCTTCGACCACTCGGCCACCTCTCCAATCCAAATTCTCGTTTAAATTAAGTGCGCAAATTACAATTTTTTTTTTTAATGCCAACCTCTACTCACTTATTTCACCGCTTATTGATTTATCCAGCTGCTGCTTTATCTCCTCGGCGGTAAGGTTTTGACCAAGAAGAAACATTAGCTTGGCAACGGCAGCCTCTGTAGTGATGTCATACCCACTTCTTACTCCAATCTTTTTAAGTAAGATACCCGTATCATACTTTTCCATATCTACACTACCGGCATGGCACTGAGTTACATTAAGCACCACGATACCCTGTTCCACTGCTTGCCCAACTCTTTCGAGAAACCATGGTGAAGTTGGGGCGTTACCAGACCCAAATGTCTCCAAAATTGCTGCCTTTAATCCGCTTATGGACAATACGCCATCAACAACCGCTGGTGTAATACCCGGAAAGATTTTAAGGATTGCAATATTAGTGTCCAAATTTGTATACGTTTTTAACTCGCGAAGTCCCGTTGGGTAGCTAATATAGGCATGGTTATACCTTATATTAATACCGGCCTCAGCAAGTGGAGGATAGTTGTCGCTGCGAAATGCGTTGAAATGGTCGGCATTATGCTTGATAGTTCTGTTCCCTCGAAATAGCCTGTTTTCAAAAAAAACGCAAACCTCCGGGACTAAAGGCTGACCATTCTTTCTAGCAGCAGCTATCTCTATGGCCGAAACGAGATTTTCCTTACCATCTGTACGAAGGGTTCCAATCGGAAGCTGTGAACCTGTTAATATTATAGGCTTATCAAGATTCTGAATCATAAAGCTGAGGGCCGAAGCCGTGTAAGACATGGTATCTGTGCCATGCAAAATCACAAACCCATCGTAGTGGTGATAGTTGCTGCTGACAATCTCCACCAGCCTAACCCAAAAATCGGGCTGTATATTGGAGGAATCCACCAGTGGCGAAAAGGATACGGTTTCAATTTTAAAACCAAACTTTTTTAACTCCGGAACTTCCTCCTCAATTTGCTCAAAGTTAAAAGGAGCAAGGGAACCCGTTTCAGGATTGTGCTTCATTCCGATGGTTCCACCCGTGTAAATCACCAAAATTGAAGATGCTGTGCTTCCTTCCATATGCTCGGCAAGTTATAAATTGAATAGTTGAATTGCATTCCCCGTGGTCATCTCTTCAACCCTTTCAAAGGTTGTTGCCTTGTATGTGGCTAAAGATTTGGCAATCAATGGAATGTAAGCTGAACTGTTTCGCTTACCTCGGTGGGGCACTGGGGCGAGGTAGGGTGAATCTGTTTCCAAGACAATTTCTTCAATTGGAATCTCTTGCACGGTATCCTTTAGATTTGAGTTTTTAAAAGTAAGCACGCCTCCTATTCCAAAGTAAAATCCACCAAAATTTCGTATCCAGTTCACCTCAACTAATCCTCCTGAAAAACTATGAAATACGCCAGTTAATCCTCTTCCACGAAAAGAGTTGAGAACGTCAAATATTTCAGCAAAAGCATCCCTGCTGTGTATAATTACGGGGAGATGCTGGTGAAGAGCCAACTCCAGCTGCAACGAAAAGGCATCCTTTTGCTCATTCAGGTAAGTCTTATCCCAGTATAAATCTATGCCTATTTCTCCAATGGCCACAAATTCGTCCGTCTTTATTTTACTGATTATCATTTCAAGACAGGATTGGGATTCACCATTGACTGAGGTTGGATGGAGCCCAATTGCTGCCGAACAACTTGAAAATATATGCGTTACGTTAAGTAGCGGTTCAATGCTATCGCAATCCACGTTGGGAAGAATAAACCTTCCCACACCCTGCTGTTGGGCGGTTGCAATAACTTCCTCCAAATCCTGAGCAAAATCAGGCAGATACAAGTGTGTGTGAGTATCAATCAGCATAGCCAGTAAATGGGTTACAAACTTAGTAAAA
This window harbors:
- a CDS encoding DUF6175 family protein — its product is MGNKMKTLSLVLLMIFGLSTFGFSQAKKPILMVVPSDVWCNQNGYMLEYDNQGVKVKVPDYKRALQENADLLLVISKINELMADRGFPLKNLESSLKSLENESAEEAMLSSKSGAGISESPIDKLKKVAKADIWLQVTWTVNQTGPKKSVTFNLQGLDAYSDKQVAGASGTGNPSFSAALPVLLEEAVLAHLDNFNTQLQSHFDDMFANGREVKVLVKMWDSATDDLETEYEVNGETLELLEAINHWMDDNCKNGRYSNTDATATMARYEQVRIPMTITDDKGRERAIDTRAFVSNLRKYLSGPPFNLTSKVYMRGLGEAWLIIGEK
- a CDS encoding biopolymer transporter ExbD, translating into MAKFRKEGKKETPALSTASLPDIVFMLLFFFMVSTSMREVSLMVKLTLPEATEVTKLEKKSLVSYIYVGPPLKQFTALYGTEPRIQLNDVFKNLNDIRDFVASERDKLNEAEKAYLTISLKVDENTRMGIVTDLKQELRKASALKISYASRKAEKLK
- a CDS encoding biopolymer transporter ExbD, which gives rise to MARKVEEINAGSMADIAFLLLIFFLMATTMNVDSGLSRMLPPMPDPHQKQDNTKVKERNVFIVLVNKYDQLLVNGQPMDIHMLRDKTKEFVENPNDEPNLSEKKTEDIKGLGPWPVSRGVVSLQNDRGTSYKMYMMVQNELVAAYNELRDDFARSRFGKKYDNLTTEEQDIVKDVYPQRISEAEPKNIQ
- a CDS encoding MotA/TolQ/ExbB proton channel family protein, giving the protein MRKLFGFVALLGMLTFGATSTYAQNDAAKKDTATVTQKVDTAKVGASAAAATPADQETTVRQQIKMKFIEGGVPWMTPILLCLIIGLALAIERIIYLNLATTNTKKLLSRIEDALQSGGIEAAKEICRNTKGPVASIFFQGLDRMHEGLDVVEKSVVSYGSVQMGRMESGLTWISLFITLSPMLGFLGTVVGMIGAFDNIQAAGDISPALVAGGIKVALITTVGGLIVAMILQLFYNYIISKIDTLVNEMEDASISLIDILAKHNLKK
- a CDS encoding type I asparaginase — encoded protein: MEGSTASSILVIYTGGTIGMKHNPETGSLAPFNFEQIEEEVPELKKFGFKIETVSFSPLVDSSNIQPDFWVRLVEIVSSNYHHYDGFVILHGTDTMSYTASALSFMIQNLDKPIILTGSQLPIGTLRTDGKENLVSAIEIAAARKNGQPLVPEVCVFFENRLFRGNRTIKHNADHFNAFRSDNYPPLAEAGINIRYNHAYISYPTGLRELKTYTNLDTNIAILKIFPGITPAVVDGVLSISGLKAAILETFGSGNAPTSPWFLERVGQAVEQGIVVLNVTQCHAGSVDMEKYDTGILLKKIGVRSGYDITTEAAVAKLMFLLGQNLTAEEIKQQLDKSISGEISE
- a CDS encoding TatD family hydrolase — translated: MLIDTHTHLYLPDFAQDLEEVIATAQQQGVGRFILPNVDCDSIEPLLNVTHIFSSCSAAIGLHPTSVNGESQSCLEMIISKIKTDEFVAIGEIGIDLYWDKTYLNEQKDAFSLQLELALHQHLPVIIHSRDAFAEIFDVLNSFRGRGLTGVFHSFSGGLVEVNWIRNFGGFYFGIGGVLTFKNSNLKDTVQEIPIEEIVLETDSPYLAPVPHRGKRNSSAYIPLIAKSLATYKATTFERVEEMTTGNAIQLFNL